In Amia ocellicauda isolate fAmiCal2 chromosome 7, fAmiCal2.hap1, whole genome shotgun sequence, one genomic interval encodes:
- the timeless gene encoding protein timeless homolog isoform X1, whose product MDLYMMNCELLATCSALGYLEGETYHREPDCLESVKDLIRYLRHEDDTRDIRQQLGAGQILQNDLLPIIIQHSQEKQLFDACIRLMVNLTQPALLCFGKVPDDSAFRHHFLQIVSYLQAYKQAFANEKVFGVLSEKLYNLLQMEWEQREEEDNLLIERILLLVRNVLHIPADPYEEKTVDDDASIHDKLLWAMHMSGMDDLLKFLASAPSEQQWSLHVLEVISLMFRDQTPEQLVSAGQSRSVQEKQKDAQELEVLRQKEIAEKRSRVLQRGSRHSRFGGSYVVQGLKSLGDKDVIYHKGLHNFKNYSHDMGKAVRRVPKRRQRARDPENCRRSALNVRLFLREFCIDFLENCYNRLMYLVKDGLLREKAQQHDETYYLWALAFFMGFNRSHNFRMDLVSETMSVRTFHYIERNLTNYYEMMLTDRKEATSWARRMHLALKAYRELLMTVNEMDHSRDDNIRQSASVIKSNIFYLMEYREIFLTLLRKFDETKQPRSFLKDLVEAAHLFLRMLERFCKGRNNLVVQRKRVKKKRSKGKRRSGPAVDSSPEALEQCWQVVSEELKATGFQLSESVTEGTVLFDAASEVPLEEQRAEAMVRIQDALLAKQGPEALALIRAAREVWPEGDVFGAADVVAEEELELLKQILFANLPRPATTEPVEEEEEVGEGEEEEEIESVRVSEAEFNFLDYIKRFASPNILQPYLLLLKSYNQNSTHTNHCIVRMLHRVAVDLKMDALLFQLSVFCLFNKILCDPAATAYKELVTFAKFVLNRFFALAARNNKAYVELLFWKNVGAVREMTEGYSKEEDKQESKKRVTWSSEEEAELGKLYLEHRDSGDADVVETLLPILSNPSWTRRQVVQQLVNLGLVDSVKDLKKQSRKGTRIVLWTEDQELELQTLFEEFSESDDILGNILKKITAKRSRARVVDKLLSLGLVSDRKELYKKRRPRAAGKSSGMTEDEFFSDLAGETQNDPSDEEEEEEEEEESEGEESEEQEQRDEPREREGKRRVAASQGRTDGNLVTLVQKLRQEGLSGPLLWLQNCLNRTADDREEDGLSQPVPLVPLTEENEDAMENKSFHRLLCRVGIRKPANEQESFWRIPAKLNPAQLRATAASLSAADEGPAGGSEGQETPVEEKDVDDPEQRAQALRALLLARKRRRPHTTSTEVQSLGQSADEAQESTSDSETTRVPEASVECKASMKRSRVLDSDEEREEEEADSLAPMDLGAVDPDSEAEDLAAPAKRRRHRALIDDEEEED is encoded by the exons ATGGACTTATACATGATGAACTGTGAACTTTTGGCAACATGCAGTGCCTTAGGGTACCTGGAAGGAGAAACTTACCACCGCGAGCCAGACTGTCTGG AGAGTGTGAAGGATCTGATCCGCTACCTGCGCCATGAGGATGACACGCGGGACATCCGGCAGCAGTTGGGTGCCGGGCAGATCCTGCAGAACGACCTGCTGCCCATCATCATACAGCACAGCCAGGAAAAGCAGCTGTTCGATGCCTGCATCAG gcTTATGGTCAACCTTACCCAGCCTGCACTGCTGTGCTTTGGGAAAGTTCCCGATGACTCTGCCTTCAGACATCACTTCCTGCAGATTGTGTCCTACCTGCAGGCTTATAAGCAG GCCTTTGCCAACGAGAAGGTCTTTGGAGTCCTGAGTGAGAAACTGTACAACCTGCTGCAAATG GAGTGGgagcagagagaggaggaggacaaCCTGCTGATCGAGAGGATCCTCCTGCTGGTGAGGAACGTGCTGCACATCCCCGCTGACCCCTACGAGGAGAAG ACTGTAGACGATGATGCCAGTATCCACGACAAGCTGCTGTGGGCCATGCACATGAGTGGCATGGACGACCTGCTGAAGTTTCTGGCCAGCGCCCCCAGTGAGCAGCAGTGGAGTCTGCACGTGCTGGAGGTCATCTCCCTGATGTTCAGAGACCAG ACCCCTGAGCAGCTGGTGAGTGCAGGCCAGTCTCGCTCAGTGCAGGAGAAGCAGAAGGATGCCCAggagctggaggtgctgcgGCAGAAAGAGATCGCAGAGAAGAGGAGTCGGGTGCTGCAGAGAGGAAGCAG GCACTCCCGATTTGGAGGCTCCTATGTTGTCCAAGGATTGAAGTCACTGGGGGACAAAGACGTCATCTATCACAAGGGGCTGCACAAT TTCAAGAACTACAGCCACGACATGGGCAAGGCAGTGCGCAGGGTGCCCAAGCGGCGACAGCGGGCGAGGGACCCAGAGAACTGCCGGAGGTCGGCGCTGAACGTGCGGCTGTTCCTCAGGGAGTTCTGCATCGACTTCCTGGAGAACTGCTACAACCGCCTCATGTACCTGGTCAAG GACGGGCTGTTGCGGGAGAAAGCGCAGCAGCATGACGAGACGTACTACCTGTGGGCATTGGCCTTCTTCATGGGCTTCAACCGCAGCCATAACTTCCGCATGGACCTGGTGTCCGAGACTATGTCCGTCCGGACCTTCCACTACATCGAGCGCAACCTCACCAACTACTACGAGATGATGCTGACTGACCGCAAGGAGGCTACTTCTTGGGCACGCAG GATGCACCTGGCCCTGAAGGCATACCGGGAGCTGCTGATGACCGTGAATGAGATGGACCACTCACGAGATGACAATATCCGCCAGAGTGCATCTGTCATCAAAA GCAACATCTTCTACCTCATGGAGTACAGGGAGATCTTCCTGACGCTACTGCGGAAATTTGACGAGACCAAGCAGCCCCGCTCCTTCCTGAAGGACCTGGTGGAGGCTGCCCACCTGTTCCTGCGCATGCTGGAGCGCTTCTGCAAGGGCCGCAACAACCTggtggtgcag AGGAAGAGGGTAAAGAAGAAGAGGTCCAAAGGCAAAAGGAGAAGTGGCCCTGCTGTGGACAGCTCACCTGAAGCCCTGGAGCAGTGCTGGCAGGTGGTGTCAGAGGAGCTCAAGGCCACAGGCTTCCAG TTGTCAGAGTCGGTGACAGAGGGCACTGTGCTGTTCGACGCTGCCTCCGAGGTGCCCCTGGAGGAGCAGCGGGCAGAGGCTATGGTGCGGATCCAAGATGCCCTACTGGCTAAACAGGGGCCAGAGGCGTTGGCGCTGATCAGGGCTGCCAG GGAGGTGTGGCCAGAAGGGGATGTCTTTGGAGCAGCTGATGTAGTAGCTGAGGAAGAGCTTGAGCTCCTGAAACAGATCCTATTTGCCAACCTGCCCA GACCAGCCACCACTGAGcctgtggaggaggaggaggaggtgggagagggggaggaagaggaggagattGAATCTGTGCGTGTTTCTGAGGCAGAATTCAACTTCCTGGACTACATTAAGAG GTTCGCCAGCCCCAATATCTTGCAGCCCTACCTGCTGCTGCTGAAGAGTTACAATCAGAACAGCACCCACACCAACCATTGCATCGTCCGTATGCTGCACCGCGTGGCCGTCGACCTCAAGATGGATGCCCTGCTCTTCCAACTCTCTGTCTTCTGCCTCTTCAACAAGATCCTGTGCGACCCTGCTGCCACAGCATACAAG GAGCTGGTGACCTTCGCTAAGTTCGTGCTGAACCGCTTCTTCGCCCTCGCAGCGAGGAACAACAAGGCCTACGTGGAGCTACTGTTCTGGAAGAACGTGGGTGCCGTGCGGGAAATGACTGAGGGCTACAGCAAAGAGGAGGACAA ACAGGAGTCAAAGAAGCGAGTGACGTGGTCTTCAGAAGAAGAGGCGGAACTCGGGAAGCTGTACCTGGAGCACCGTGACTCTGGAG aTGCAGACGTTGTCGAGACCCTGCTCCCCATCCTCAGTAATCCATCCTGGACCCGGCGGCAGGTTGTCCAGCAGCTGGTGAACCTGGGCTTGGTAGACAGTGTGAAGGACCTGAAGAAACAAAG TAGGAAGGGTACTCGGATCGTCCTGTGGACAGAGGACCAGGAGCTGGAGCTGCAGACCCTGTTCGAGGAGTTCAGTGAATCAGATG ATATCCTGGGCAACATCCTGAAGAAGATCACAGCCAAGCGCTCCCGTGCCCGTGTGGTGGACAAACTGCTGAGCCTGGGGCTGGTGTCAGACCGGAAAGAGCTGTACAAGAAGAGGCGCCCCCGAGCCGCGGGCAAGAGCTCTGGCATG ACGGAAGATGAGTTTTTCTCTGATCTGGCTGGGGAGACACAGAATGACCCTtcagatgaggaggaggaggaagaggaggaggaggagagcgagGGGGAGGAGAGTGAGGAGCAGGAGCAGAGAGACGAGCCTCGGGAGAGAGAGGGCAAACGCAGGGTGGCAGCTAGCCAAGGGAGGACAGATGGCAATCTGGTGACCCTTGTGCAGAAACTACGGCAAGAAG gTCTCTCGGGACCCCTGCTGTGGCTGCAGAACTGCTTGAACAGAACGGCAGATGACCGTGAAGAGGATG GCTTGTCCCAGCCTGTTCCCCTGGTCCCTCTCACCGAGGAGAACGAAGATGCAATGGAGAACAAGAGCTTCCACAGGCTGCTGTGCCGAGTGGGCATCCGCAAGCCAGCCAATGAGCAG GAGTCGTTCTGGAGGATCCCAGCCAAACTGAACCCGGCCCAGCTGCGAGCGACGGCCGCCTCCCTGTCCGCAGCAGATGAGGGTCCCGCAGGGGGGTCAGAGGGGCAAGAGACCCCCGTGGAGGAGAAGGATGTGGACGACCCTGAGCAGCGAGCTCAAGCCCTTCGAGCCCTGCTGCTCGCCCGCAAGAGGAGGAGACCCCACACTACCTCAACAG AAGTTCAGTCCCTAGGGCAGTCTGCAGATGAAGCCCAGGAGTCCACTTCTGACAGCGAGACCACGAG agtcCCCGAAGCCAGTGTAGAGTGTAAGGCGTCCATGAAAAGGAGCAGAGTTTTGGACAGTGACGAAGAGAGAG AAGAAGAGGAAGCAGACAGCTTGGCGCCAATGGATCTGGGGGCCGTGGACCCCGATTCCGAGGCGGAGGACCTCGCAGCCCCCGCCAAGCGCCGACGCCACCGAGCCCTCATAgatgatgaggaggaggaagactAG